The Lysinibacillus timonensis nucleotide sequence CATATGATCGTCTCCAATCAACTTTTGATTTAATGGAAAAAATCTCAGAAACATATGATAACGTTGGTTCAGTTATTCAAGCTTATTTCTTTAACGCAAAAGAAAATACAGAAAAATATAAAGACTATCGTTTACGTATCGTAAAGGGTGCTTATAAAGAACCTGCAGACGTAGCATATCAAGATAAACATGATATCGATTTAAACTATATTGAACTGATCGAATATCATTTATTACACGGTAAATTCACTTCTATCGCTACACATGACCATAATGTTATTAATCATGTGAAACAATTTGTGAAAGATAACAATATTTCTAAAGATAAATTCGAATTCCAAATGCTTTATGGATTCCGCAAAGAAATGCAGTTGGATTTAGCTAGAGAAGGGTATAATTTCTGTACGTATGTACCATTTGGTAGCGACTGGTACGGTTATTTTATGCGCCGTCTTGCTGAACGACCACAAAACCTTAATTTAGTTACAAAACAAGTTTTCAATAAGAAAACAAATACTGTTTTAGGTGTTGCAGCCGCTGCATTTTTCTTAGGACGAGTAACAAAAAGAAAATAATGAAAAAGGCTAACAAACATGTAAAGTGATTGTTAGCCTTTATCTATTGTTATAAAACTTGAAGCATCTGGATGTGGTTTAATATTACTTATTCCACCCTTTTTCCTTGAATCTTGAAATTGCTTCAATTCGATTCCCAACGCCTAGTTTATCTAGTATAGTCGAGATATAGTTGCGGACTGTCCCTTGTGATAAATACAATTCTGATGCAATTTCTTTAGTCGTTTTCCCTTCAGCAACAAGTTCAAGTACTTGGCTTTCACGTTCTGTAAGTGGGTTTTCACTTTCATCTTCATAAACGAAATCAACTAATTCCGGGGCATATATTCTTCGTCCATCAATAATCGTTCTAATTGAATGAACTAATTCCTCAATTGGACTGTCTTTCAGTAAGTACCCTCTTACACCAGCTTTTCTCGCTCTTTCAAAATATCCAGGTCTCGCGAAAGTGGTTAAAATAATGATTTTACAATCACTTTGTTGTTGATGTATATATTCAGCTGCATCTAATCCTGTTTTTACAGGCATTTCAATATCCATGATACAAATATCTGGCTGCAATTGTTCAACGAGTTTAATAGCTTCTTCACCATTTTTTGCAAGTCCCACTACTTCCATATCATCTTCCATATTAAGCAGTGACTTCATTGCACCTAGCAACATACCTTGATCCTCAGCAATAACAATTCGAATCAATTCATTCACTCCCTTCTTGATGTGTAATGGCAAGTGGAACACTGATGTTTAAAATTGTACCTTTTTCATTTTCCAAAGTAATCGTACCGTTGAAAAATTCAAGCCTCTCTTCCATCCCTCTCAAGCCGTTACCAAAGAAATCATCATTCATATTTATTCCGTGTCCATTATCCTGAACTTTAATTAATATTTCATTATGATTTTGCTCTACCATTATTTTACACTTCTTTGCACCACTATGCTTTACAACATTTGTGACAGCTTCTTTTAAACACATACTTAGGACATTTTCAGTTAATACAGGAATGTTTAAATGTTGAACATTGCCTATAATTTCATATTGTATGTTAGCCGCTTTTAGTATCTGTTCCACTCTTATTAATTCTTCTCTTAGTTTTACGGCACGCATGTCCGAAACAAGTTCCCTTACTTCCTTTAATGCGATACTAGCAGTATGTCGGATATCTTTTAGTTCATGAATAGCATCATCAGGATTTTTCAATACCAGACGTTTCGCTAAATCACTTTTTAACACAATAAGCGAAAGTTTTTGACCAAGCGTATCGTGTAAATCACGCGCAATACGCTGGCGTTCTTCAAATATTATTAATTCCTCAATTCTTTCCTTTGCAACCTCTAGTTCTCCAACTAAATTTTCTCGCTTATTTCGAGAATATAAAGTAAATGGAAGTAAAACAACACCAAGTACCGTAATGATAAGAAATGGGGTTTGGGAAAGGAATAAATGTAAATTGATAAAATATCCTGCAACTATCGAAATAACCGTAAACCCAATATGTAAGCCATACATAATATAAAAACCTACCGCATTGCGTATATTACCGATAAAGAATGCAGTAAACAATGATAAGTACACATAGCCAAACAGTAATGTCATGACGACATTCAATACCATTTCAAAACTGATCCACATATACACTAGTCCATTTTTAGAGTTAAACGAAAACCAGTGGGATAAAAAATAAACGAGTATTAATAGGATACCAATTGTAATGAGAATATATGAATAAGACCGAATGAGAAAATAAAATGGCATAATACAAAAAATAATCCAGACATATATACTAATCCAAGGATTTTTAGGAAAAATAGTATACCAACTTTGCATTATACACCTCACAGTATTATTATTTTCCATTTATTATACCAATAGTTTATAAGCATGACACTTTCTTACCTTTCTTTTTTATAATGAGCAACATGTTCAATTATTTTATCTATATTAAATGAAGTAAAAATGTCTCAAAAGCATGAACAATACTTTTGAGACATAGGACATCTATACGTGAATAGACTTATTTTTCACTTGAATATTTTTTTCTACTTCTTTAAATGAAACAAATTTTTTATTTTTCGTATCATAAAGTTTATATCGAATTGACTCAAGGCTTTTTCCAAGTGTTATTGTTGTAGCTTTTTGAAGCGGTTCAATGGACTCGTGTGCTTCTTCTAGTTTATAATTCGGAACTCTAGGTGCTAAATGATGTACATGATGGTAACCAATATTACCTGTAATCCATTGTAATAATTTAGGCAGTTTATAGAATGAGCTACCTTCAACTGCTGCTTTTACAAAGTCCCATTCCGGATCATACTCAAAATACGAATCTTCGTAAGTGTGTTGGATATAAAATAACCAAATACCAAGTGCTCCTGCTATAAACAATGTCACACCTTGAACGAGTAAAAACGATTGCCAGCCAAAGAAATAAATTAGTATTGTGCAAAGTAATAACACCATTACATTTATAAAATACGTATTCATACGTTCCTTGCGCTTCGCACCTTTATTATTGAAGCGATTTAAAACTAACACTAGATAAAGTGGCCCTAAACCGAACATAACAATTGGATTTCGATACAATCTATATGCTAAACGACTAAGTT carries:
- a CDS encoding fatty acid desaturase, whose product is MTDAEKTKQLRKDVAPFAKSERNKSILQIINTIIPLLFIWGFGYYVEQYSPWFTVACSVIASGFVVRTFIIFHDCTHGSFFKNKKANDFVGNLTGILTSFPYAKWRREHLIHHAGSGNLDKRGIGDIDMLTVDEYLKKSKLSRLAYRLYRNPIVMFGLGPLYLVLVLNRFNNKGAKRKERMNTYFINVMVLLLCTILIYFFGWQSFLLVQGVTLFIAGALGIWLFYIQHTYEDSYFEYDPEWDFVKAAVEGSSFYKLPKLLQWITGNIGYHHVHHLAPRVPNYKLEEAHESIEPLQKATTITLGKSLESIRYKLYDTKNKKFVSFKEVEKNIQVKNKSIHV
- a CDS encoding proline dehydrogenase family protein, with amino-acid sequence MPLIRDFFIHLSENQFLNSAAQKYGLKLGAQSVVAGTNIPEAIESMKELNRQGISCTIDNLGEFVYERSEATKAKEQILAVIEAIHENGVDSHISVKPSQVGLDIDYDFCYENLMEIVGTAHKYNMHVNFDQETYDRLQSTFDLMEKISETYDNVGSVIQAYFFNAKENTEKYKDYRLRIVKGAYKEPADVAYQDKHDIDLNYIELIEYHLLHGKFTSIATHDHNVINHVKQFVKDNNISKDKFEFQMLYGFRKEMQLDLAREGYNFCTYVPFGSDWYGYFMRRLAERPQNLNLVTKQVFNKKTNTVLGVAAAAFFLGRVTKRK
- a CDS encoding response regulator transcription factor, which produces MIRIVIAEDQGMLLGAMKSLLNMEDDMEVVGLAKNGEEAIKLVEQLQPDICIMDIEMPVKTGLDAAEYIHQQQSDCKIIILTTFARPGYFERARKAGVRGYLLKDSPIEELVHSIRTIIDGRRIYAPELVDFVYEDESENPLTERESQVLELVAEGKTTKEIASELYLSQGTVRNYISTILDKLGVGNRIEAISRFKEKGWNK
- a CDS encoding sensor histidine kinase produces the protein MQSWYTIFPKNPWISIYVWIIFCIMPFYFLIRSYSYILITIGILLILVYFLSHWFSFNSKNGLVYMWISFEMVLNVVMTLLFGYVYLSLFTAFFIGNIRNAVGFYIMYGLHIGFTVISIVAGYFINLHLFLSQTPFLIITVLGVVLLPFTLYSRNKRENLVGELEVAKERIEELIIFEERQRIARDLHDTLGQKLSLIVLKSDLAKRLVLKNPDDAIHELKDIRHTASIALKEVRELVSDMRAVKLREELIRVEQILKAANIQYEIIGNVQHLNIPVLTENVLSMCLKEAVTNVVKHSGAKKCKIMVEQNHNEILIKVQDNGHGINMNDDFFGNGLRGMEERLEFFNGTITLENEKGTILNISVPLAITHQEGSE